From one Lolium rigidum isolate FL_2022 chromosome 4, APGP_CSIRO_Lrig_0.1, whole genome shotgun sequence genomic stretch:
- the LOC124649957 gene encoding VAN3-binding protein-like has product MAMEKGWKAGSVFRIEMVEEEEETAIPPPQTPLEPMEYLSRSWSVSASEISKILVGGAGAKRSFSRMPLPEMAIPETATVLATATAIVPSHRHHTHARRSSISSIGHHQSIGRWFQHRDTSRSRQSSKEKLRAERAHVHAMVSVVRVAAAVAAVAAASTSSDAQTSKMATAMAPATELLASHCVEAARLAGASHEQVASAVQSAVGVRSAGDLTTLTAAAATALRGAATMKQRVQREAARSNASVLPYEKGHSWSPDVWCKEGELLKRTRKGDLHRTKVSIYISKRSQVMLKLKSKHIGGALSKNNKSVVYGVYSELPTWVIEPGKAYMDEKCCFGLSTAQGIVEFECQDSTSKQTWVDDVQNLLRQVAADDHAGDKLESVVEAP; this is encoded by the exons ATGGCCATGGAGAAAGGCTGGAAGGCTGGCAGCGTGTTTCGCATTGAGatggtcgaggaggaggaggagacggcgatACCACCGCCGCAGACCCCGCTGGAGCCCATGGAGTACCTTTCCAGGTCCTGGAGCGTGTCCGCGTCCGAGATTTCCAAGATCCTCGTCGGCGGAGCTGGAGCCAAGAGGAGCTTCAGCCGGATGCCGCTGCCGGAGATGGCCATACCGGAGACCGCCACCGTGCTCGCGACGGCGACGGCCATTGTTCCGAGCCATCGGCACCAT ACACATGCGAGGAGGAGCTCCATCAGCAGCATCGGCCACCACCAGTCTATCGGCAGATGGTTCCAGCACAGGGACACGAGCCGGTCCAGGCAGAGCAGCAAGGAGAAGCTGCGCGCAGAGAGGGCGCACGTGCACGCCATGGTATCGGTGGTCCGGGTCGCTGCCGCGGTGGCCGCCGTCGCGGCAGCGTCCACGAGCTCCGACGCGCAGACCTCCAAGATGGCGACGGCCATGGCGCCGGCGACGGAGCTGCTGGCTTCGCACTGCGTCGAGGCGGCTCGACTCGCCGGCGCGAGTCACGAGCAGGTGGCCTCCGCCGTCCAGTCCGCGGTCGGCGTCAGGAGCGCCGGCGACCTGACGACGCTCACGGCGGCTGCTGCAACCG CTCTGCGAGGAGCGGCGACGATGAAGCAGAGggtgcagcgggaggcggcgagaAGCAACGCGAGCGTTCTTCCTTACGAGAAGGGCCATTCGTGGAGCCCTGATGTCTGGTGCAAGGAGGGGGAGCTGCTCAAACGAACGAGAAAAG GGGATTTACACAGGACAAAAGTGTCTATCTACATCAGCAAGAGGTCCCAG GTGATGTTGAAGCTGAAAAGCAAGCACATTGGCGGTGCGCTGTCAAAGAACAACAAGA GCGTGGTTTACGGCGTATACAGCGAGCTCCCGACGTGGGTGATCGAGCCAGGAAAGGCTTACATGGATGAGAAATGCTGCTTTGGCCTGAGCACTGCACAAGGTATCGTGGAATTTGAGTGCCAGGACAGCACGAGTAAACAGACCTGGGTTGACGATGTCCAGAACCTGCTTCGACAAGTTGCTGCCGATGATCACGCAGGAGATAAACTGGAATCAGTAGTAGAAGCCCCTTGA